Genomic segment of Iocasia fonsfrigidae:
TATAGAAACAGTTACTGGAACAGTAAAAGCAGATAAAAATGTTAATGTCCCTGCGGAGATAGGTGGGGTTGCCAAGCAGGTCAAAGTAGAAATTGGTGATCAAGTGGCAAAAGGAGAGGTATTGATTGTGCTGAACCAGGAAAAACTCCTGGTTCAGCAGAAACAGGCCGAGGCTGCCCTGGAGAGTGCAAGGGCTAATTATGATCAGCTTAAAAATGGTGCTACTCAGGAAGAACTGGATAGAGCAGAAGCCTCTTATCAGCAGGCCAAAAGTACCCTTGAAAATGCAAAAACTAATTTAAAGTTAGTAGAAGAGTTATATAATGATAAAACCTCACTTGAACAACAGTTGACTTCTGCTGAAAGTCAGATGGCAAATGCTGAACAGCAGTTAGCAAGTGCCAGGCAAAGCCTTAACCAGGCTCAGGTTAATTTTAACCAGGCTAAAAAAGATTATGAAAGAATGGAGTATCTATTTTCTGAAAGTGTAGTAACCGAAAAAGACTATGATGCAGCAGAAAGCCAGTATAAAAATGCTGAGTCAGCTTTAAATACTGCTAAAATCACTGTTGAACAGGCTGAAATAAGCTATCAGGCAGCCAAGAGGAGTTATCAGTTGACTAAAGATACCTATGATAATCCAACCCAATTGAAGCAGCAGCTGGAAAATGCCCGCAGTCAGGTAAAAAATGCTGAGGCTGGACTTGACTCAGCCAAAGCCAATCTGGCTGAGGTTAAGAGGGGAGCCAGGGAAGAACAGTTGAGGGCTGCCCTGGCCCAGGTTAGACAGGCCGAAGCTAATTTAGAGCAGGTCAAATTAAATCTGGCAGACACTACAATTACCAGTCCTATTAGTGGGGTTATTTCTGCTGTGAATATTGAAGAGGGAGAATTAGTTTCAGCAGGTCAGTCAGTGGTAAATGTGGTCAACCTGAATCATGTCTATGTTCAACTAGATGTTACAGCTTCAACAGTAGCCAGACTAGTCAAAGGGGAGCAGGTCAAGGTAGATGTTGAGACCATGAATGATAGTTTAAGTGGAGAGATTAGTAATATTAGTCCTGCTGCTGATCCCCAGACCAAAAATTACCTGGTCAAAGTTAAATTGGCTAATCCGGCTTTAAAGATAAAGGCGGGTATGT
This window contains:
- a CDS encoding efflux RND transporter periplasmic adaptor subunit, with product MQKQLHTITLLVLMLVFTTVAVMAAASVEVTEVEQGNIKIIETVTGTVKADKNVNVPAEIGGVAKQVKVEIGDQVAKGEVLIVLNQEKLLVQQKQAEAALESARANYDQLKNGATQEELDRAEASYQQAKSTLENAKTNLKLVEELYNDKTSLEQQLTSAESQMANAEQQLASARQSLNQAQVNFNQAKKDYERMEYLFSESVVTEKDYDAAESQYKNAESALNTAKITVEQAEISYQAAKRSYQLTKDTYDNPTQLKQQLENARSQVKNAEAGLDSAKANLAEVKRGAREEQLRAALAQVRQAEANLEQVKLNLADTTITSPISGVISAVNIEEGELVSAGQSVVNVVNLNHVYVQLDVTASTVARLVKGEQVKVDVETMNDSLSGEISNISPAADPQTKNYLVKVKLANPALKIKAGMFADVALIKGSAQNAVIVPIEAVLDLDSAHPYLYLLKDNKAVKQKIEIGITNSDEVEVSSGVDVGDQVIIKGQNRIDSGVEVKVINR